A window from Macaca thibetana thibetana isolate TM-01 chromosome 7, ASM2454274v1, whole genome shotgun sequence encodes these proteins:
- the LOC126960042 gene encoding golgin subfamily A member 6C-like, producing MWPQPCLLPHPMMLEETRQSQLAAAKKRLEEYQQRNSPAVPAGAKTKKKKTVSSPETTTSGGCHSPGDSRNQELEVAPDSRSTTINQLYENIESLKQQKKQVEHQLEEEKKANNDIHKAQTEQLETINILTLEKADLKTTLYHTKRAARHFEEESKDLAGRLQYSLQRIQELERALSAVSTQQQEEDRSSSRSEAVLQRQLQQTRKERALLNAHVTQVTESLKQVQLERDEYAQHIKGERARWQERMRKMSMEAHALKEDKKRDIHRIQELERSLSELKHQMAEPLSPADPAETSEVEQLQDEAKHLRKEVESLEGKLQFQLKNNQALSLLSKEQKERLQKQEERLREQQERLQKQEEKIQDQEERLQEQEERRLWEEERLCEQKERLREKQKRLGEQGERLRKQEDRLRKQKERLQKEEERLQKQEERLWEKEERLRKQEERLQKQEERLQKQEERLWEKEERLRKQEERLQKQEERLLLSQNHKFDKQLAEPQCDLEDLNNKNKSALQLEQQVKELQEKLSEEHLEAANQQNQQLETQLSLMALPGQGDGGGHLDTEEEGVPRPRPSVPEDMESQEATSGFMDLPREKVDRKQQVENLELGFIQLSGATDGMREHITVYESQGAEPNTRHQEEEAGRLAQNEEEMKVKLLELQDMVLPVVGDHEGHDKFLPAAQNPVNEPASGAPAPQEQGDFHHSMKPAVGQAREGSPRDNPTAQKILQLLPVTQDTQEHPGLATKPCVPFFYRAAENREINIIII from the exons AGTCGGAACCAAGAACTGGAAGTAGCCCCGGACTCAAGGTCCACAACAATCAATCAACTCTATGAAAACATAGAATCACTG aaacaacagaagaaacaagTGGAACATCAGCTGGAAGAA gaaaagaaagcaaacaatgaCATACACAAAGCACAGACGGAGCAGTTAGAG ACAATCAACATCCTCACGCTGGAAAAGGCAGACTTGAAGACCACCCTTTACCATACTAAACGTGCCGCCAGACACTTCGAAG AAGAGTCCAAGGATCTGGCCGGCCGCCTGCAATACTCTTTACAGCGTATTCAAGAATTGGAGCGGGCTCTCTCTGCTGTGTCTACACAGCAGCAGGAAGAGGACAGG TCCTCGAGCCGCAGTGAAGCAGTCCTCCAGCGGCAGTTACAGCAGACCAGAAAGGAGCGGGCGCTGCTGAACGCACACGTGACACAG GTGACAGAGTCACTTAAACAAGTCCAGCTGGAGAGAGATGAATATGCTCAACATATAAAAGGAGAGAGGGCCCGGTGGCAGGAGAGGATGCGGAAAATGTCAATGGAG GCTCATGCATTGAAGGAGGATAAGAAGCGTGACATACATCGGATACAGGAGCTGGAGAGGAGCTTGTCCGAACTCAAACACCAGATGG CTGAGCCCCTGTCCCCGGCGGACCCAGCAGAGACATCTGAGGTGGAACAGCTACAAGATGAGGCCAAACACCTGAGGAAGGAGGTGGAAAGTCTGGAGGGAAAGCTCCAATTCCAGTTGAAAAACAATCAGGCCTTGAGTCTCCTGAGCAAGGAACAGAAGGAGAGGCTCcagaagcaggaggagaggctCCGAGAGCAGCAGGAGAGGCTCcaaaagcaggaggagaagatccAAGACCAGGAGGAGAGGCTCCAAGAGCAGGAAGAGAGGAGGTTGTGGGAGGAGGAGAGACTATGTGAGCAAAAGGAGAGGCTTCGAGAGAAGCAGAAGAGGCTGGGGGAGCAGGGTGAGAGGCTGCGAAAGCAGGAGGACAGGCTACGAAAGCAGAAGGAGAGGCtgcaaaaggaggaggagagattaCAAAAGCAGGAGGAGAGActgtgggagaaggaggagaggctaCGAAAACAGGAGGAGAGGCTGCAAAAGCAGGAGGAGAGATTACAAAAGCAGGAAGAGAGGctgtgggagaaggaggagaggctaCGAAAACAGGAGGAGAGGCTGCAAAAGCAGGAGGAGAGGCTCCTGCTCTCCCAGAACCACAAGTTCGACAAGCAGCTGGCTGAGCCACAATGTGACTTGGAGGATCTG AACAACAAGAACAAGAGCGCACTGCAGTTGGAACAGCAAGTAAAGGAGCTGCAGGAGAAGCTGAGCGAG GAGCACCTAGAAGCTGCCAACCAGCAGAACCAACAGCTGGAGACCCAGCTGAGTCTCATGGCTCTCCCTGGACAAG gagatggaggaggacatCTGGACACTGAGGAGGAGGGGGTGCCTCGGCCTAGGCCAAGTGTCCCAGAGGACATGGAGAGCCAGGAGGCCACG AGTGGCTTTATGGACCTCCCGAGGGAGAAGGTGGACAGGAAGCAGCAGGTGGAGAATCTAGAGCTTGGATTCATCCAGCTCTCTGGAGCGACAGACGGCATGA GAGAGCACATCACAGTATATGAGAGCCAGGGGGCAGAGCCAAACACGCGGCACCAGGAGGAGGAAGCCGGCAGGCTGGCCCAGAACGAGGAGGAGATGAAG GTGAAGCTGCTGGAGCTGCAAGATATGGTGTTGCCGGTTGTGGGCGACCACGAGGGGCATGACAAATTCCTCCCTGCTGCCCAGAACCCTGTTAATGAGCCCGCTTCAGGGGCCCCAGCCCCCCAGGAGCAGGGTG ATTTTCACCACAGCATGAAGCCTGCAGTGGGACAGGCCAGGGAGGGTTCTCCCCGTGACAACCCCACTGCACAGAAGATCCTGCAGCTGCTTCCTGTAACGCAGGACACCCAGGAGCACCCAGGCTTGGCCACCAAACCCTGCGTGCCATTCTTTTACCGGGCAGCCGAGAACAGAGAGAtaaacatcatcatcatctga